In the Acidobacteriota bacterium genome, one interval contains:
- a CDS encoding acyl carrier protein produces MTDDEILALIKEALVHSSPEHAGATLTMDSTLGVLGISSITALEIAGYLEEKLDIRLPDDELAPLNTIGELVKLIRQQI; encoded by the coding sequence GTGACCGATGACGAGATTTTGGCTTTGATCAAAGAGGCGTTGGTTCATTCATCGCCGGAACATGCAGGAGCAACCTTGACCATGGACAGCACGCTCGGCGTGCTTGGCATCAGTTCGATCACGGCGTTGGAAATCGCCGGTTATCTGGAAGAGAAATTGGATATCCGGCTCCCGGATGACGAACTGGCGCCGCTGAACACAATCGGCGAATTGGTAAAGCTGATTCGTCAACA
- a CDS encoding transglycosylase SLT domain-containing protein: MSISCVEGLSRGMKGRFFAFYLSLALTPCLLINSYAQGRGAASNGNENTFDHRNAEIQRVIDRSTGYFQSAEANFKDGNFEKARREYDRALDIVLESGIDVRTDARLQQHYQTLVDNVFRRQMTLLTALPAAKSATAFSEELQQTQQPASQKSQEKEKNEQQVADRGGFGQQTFTPSPLDELAKIKLTQDETQNVSDQEVESAVAQAKLDFNFKPNSLIQSFINYYQGRGRATMENGLRRSGRFMTMARKIFKEEGVPQDIAWLGQVESAWSPVARSWAAAVGLWQFIPGTGARYGLNQNYYVDDRSSFEKATRASARYLKWLADRYDGNWELAMAAYNSGEGRIDSAVARSGYADFWEIYQRGLIPQETRNYVPNILATIIIAKNPEKYGFEGIKPEAPLMYDYVKLNNMTDLKLVADAIDVPFDYLEALNPELKRGVTPPGVEHLLRVPTGKGRVLQTTLMRVPPEKRSSWRMLTAQTGDDFDSISRKTGVSADAIEQVNGGVIKAGQKVVIPAGGNVRMASLTSRNSSALAPTVKGGTVKIVTYKVRRGESLGDIAGRYNTSVRDIATLNRISTSEKLRAGQMIKVPVRSRK, encoded by the coding sequence ATGAGCATTTCGTGTGTTGAAGGACTGTCCCGTGGGATGAAGGGCCGTTTCTTCGCGTTTTATCTCTCGTTAGCCCTAACCCCGTGCCTGCTGATTAATTCTTATGCTCAAGGGCGCGGGGCGGCATCAAATGGAAACGAAAATACCTTTGATCATCGCAACGCCGAAATTCAGCGTGTGATTGATCGTTCGACAGGATATTTCCAGTCCGCGGAAGCAAATTTCAAGGATGGAAATTTTGAAAAAGCGCGTCGCGAATATGATCGCGCATTGGACATTGTGCTGGAATCCGGGATTGATGTTCGCACTGACGCCCGTTTGCAGCAGCATTATCAAACCTTGGTTGATAACGTGTTTCGCCGCCAAATGACTTTATTGACGGCTTTGCCTGCGGCAAAATCTGCCACGGCTTTCAGCGAAGAACTTCAACAGACTCAACAACCTGCCTCTCAAAAATCCCAGGAAAAAGAGAAAAATGAGCAACAAGTGGCAGACCGTGGCGGTTTCGGTCAGCAGACCTTTACGCCTTCGCCGCTGGATGAATTGGCCAAGATCAAGCTGACGCAAGATGAAACGCAAAATGTCAGTGATCAGGAAGTGGAATCCGCTGTGGCTCAAGCCAAGCTGGATTTCAATTTCAAGCCGAACTCCTTGATTCAAAGCTTTATCAACTATTACCAGGGACGCGGACGCGCAACGATGGAAAACGGGTTGCGTAGGTCCGGTCGCTTTATGACGATGGCTCGCAAAATCTTCAAGGAAGAAGGCGTGCCGCAGGACATCGCCTGGCTTGGACAGGTGGAAAGCGCCTGGTCGCCGGTTGCTCGTTCCTGGGCAGCGGCTGTGGGATTGTGGCAGTTCATTCCCGGGACAGGTGCCCGTTACGGATTGAACCAAAACTATTATGTTGACGACCGTTCAAGTTTTGAAAAAGCCACCCGCGCTTCGGCCCGGTACCTGAAATGGCTGGCAGATCGGTATGACGGCAATTGGGAACTGGCGATGGCGGCTTACAATTCCGGCGAAGGCCGCATTGATTCCGCTGTTGCCCGTTCAGGATACGCCGATTTCTGGGAAATTTATCAACGCGGCCTGATTCCGCAAGAAACCCGCAACTACGTGCCGAACATTCTGGCCACCATCATCATTGCCAAGAATCCTGAAAAATACGGCTTTGAAGGAATCAAACCCGAAGCACCATTGATGTACGATTACGTCAAGCTCAACAATATGACCGATTTGAAATTGGTCGCCGACGCGATTGATGTGCCTTTCGATTATCTGGAAGCGCTCAATCCGGAGTTGAAGCGTGGCGTGACGCCTCCGGGAGTGGAGCATCTGCTGCGCGTGCCAACGGGCAAAGGCAGAGTTTTACAAACAACGTTGATGCGGGTTCCTCCCGAAAAGCGCTCCAGTTGGAGAATGCTGACTGCGCAAACCGGTGACGATTTCGATTCCATCAGCCGTAAGACTGGAGTTTCGGCAGACGCAATTGAACAGGTCAATGGCGGCGTGATCAAAGCCGGCCAGAAAGTCGTCATCCCGGCCGGTGGAAATGTTCGTATGGCATCGTTGACTTCTCGCAATTCGTCGGCCCTGGCTCCGACGGTCAAGGGCGGGACGGTGAAAATTGTCACCTACAAAGTCCGTCGTGGCGAATCGTTGGGGGATATTGCCGGACGTTACAACACTTCGGTGCGGGACATTGCGACACTGAATCGAATCAGCACCTCAGAAAAGCTTCGCGCCGGGCAAATGATTAAAGTTCCGGTGCGTTCACGCAAGTAA
- a CDS encoding TPM domain-containing protein → MPGRLTAFAQSGNLPARTGPVNDFANVIDPATEQQLKDLLINFQQKTGTAIVVVTMTSLNGRSVEDVATDLYRTWGIGASSGENRDKGALLLVAIQDRKTRLEVGYGLEGDLPDGLAGQIIRNMRPDLQAANYSAAMMKGARTIVDTLAVKWNVSLEGAEDHRFAYHGNQAPEISGNALAVLAAAFIVFLIFMIFVARSARRRMRSGLGGVAGEAIWWLAPLIFNRGGGSWSGGSTGGGWGSGDSGGGWGGGDSGGSDWGGFGGGESGGGGASDSW, encoded by the coding sequence ATGCCGGGGCGGCTGACTGCGTTTGCGCAAAGCGGAAATCTTCCAGCCCGCACAGGCCCCGTCAATGACTTTGCCAACGTGATTGATCCGGCCACAGAACAACAATTGAAAGATCTTCTGATCAACTTCCAGCAGAAAACGGGGACAGCAATTGTCGTGGTCACGATGACGTCACTGAATGGCCGGTCAGTCGAAGATGTGGCGACTGATTTGTACAGGACTTGGGGTATCGGAGCCAGTAGCGGCGAAAACCGGGATAAAGGTGCCTTGCTGCTGGTAGCAATTCAGGATCGAAAGACTCGCCTCGAAGTCGGGTACGGTTTGGAGGGTGATCTTCCTGATGGATTGGCAGGCCAGATCATTCGCAATATGCGGCCTGATCTGCAAGCAGCCAATTACTCTGCGGCGATGATGAAAGGCGCGCGAACCATTGTGGACACGCTTGCCGTTAAATGGAACGTTTCGCTGGAAGGCGCTGAAGATCACCGGTTTGCCTATCACGGAAACCAGGCACCAGAAATCAGCGGCAACGCTTTAGCGGTGTTAGCGGCTGCTTTCATCGTTTTTCTTATATTCATGATTTTCGTTGCCCGTTCAGCCCGCAGGCGAATGCGATCCGGACTTGGCGGAGTTGCAGGCGAAGCCATTTGGTGGTTGGCTCCGCTGATTTTTAATCGTGGCGGCGGTTCCTGGAGCGGCGGCAGCACCGGCGGCGGCTGGGGAAGTGGTGACAGCGGCGGCGGATGGGGTGGCGGAGACAGCGGTGGAAGCGATTGGGGCGGATTTGGTGGCGGCGAAAGCGGCGGCGGCGGCGCAAGTGATAGTTGGTAA
- a CDS encoding LemA family protein: protein MGKVGLIVLGVVILFALILGGCGLGSYNGLVGKRNAVDAQWSQVENQMQRRADLIPNLVNTVKGYAGQEKEIFTRIAEARSQLLSASTPEAKMDADNKLTQTLRDGGLLGTGGRFLSIAEQYPQLQSNTNFLRLQDELSGTENRMAQERRLYNKAVEDYQNTKQRFPTVIVASLTGFQDKPFFKADEGAKTVPKVQF from the coding sequence ATGGGCAAAGTAGGTTTGATTGTTTTGGGCGTGGTTATTTTGTTTGCGTTGATTCTGGGCGGATGCGGCTTAGGCAGCTACAACGGCCTGGTCGGCAAACGCAATGCGGTGGATGCGCAATGGTCACAAGTCGAAAACCAGATGCAGCGACGCGCCGATTTGATCCCGAATCTGGTCAACACTGTGAAAGGGTACGCAGGACAGGAAAAGGAAATCTTCACCCGGATTGCCGAAGCGCGTTCGCAATTGCTTTCTGCCAGCACGCCGGAAGCCAAAATGGACGCCGACAACAAATTGACGCAAACCTTGCGCGATGGCGGCTTGCTTGGAACTGGCGGACGATTTTTGTCCATCGCCGAACAATATCCGCAACTGCAATCCAACACGAACTTTCTGCGGCTTCAGGATGAACTCTCCGGCACTGAAAACCGCATGGCGCAGGAACGCAGGCTTTACAACAAAGCTGTCGAAGACTATCAAAACACCAAACAGCGCTTCCCCACGGTAATTGTCGCCAGCCTGACAGGGTTTCAAGACAAACCGTTTTTCAAAGCTGATGAAGGCGCTAAAACCGTACCCAAAGTTCAGTTTTGA
- a CDS encoding class I SAM-dependent methyltransferase: MSTKSDIAVTYDVSNEFFSLWLDRRMIYSCALFEGTDDLEQAQVNKLKFFHDKTKVTPDKRVLDIGCGWGGLMEFLATDMGVKDVTGITLSEAQFSAIRQKAAPGVTAELVSYLDYQPQKKFDAVISIGMFEHIATPEQVRGGENIRVYRDYFRRAWQWTNPGAMFGLQSVIGALLPRKREDVRDLEWGTSTIFPGAVTPRPETILAAVNPYWEVMELWTRREHYAKTTAAWLERLRQNEALIRERWGDQTYADYERYLGGCVGVFEKGFQSLAQLVLRRVD, from the coding sequence TTGTCAACGAAATCCGATATTGCCGTCACTTACGACGTTTCCAATGAGTTTTTCAGCCTCTGGCTTGACCGCCGAATGATTTATTCGTGCGCGCTGTTTGAAGGCACAGACGATCTGGAACAGGCTCAGGTCAACAAGCTGAAATTTTTTCATGACAAGACTAAAGTGACGCCTGACAAACGCGTGCTTGACATCGGGTGCGGGTGGGGCGGGTTGATGGAATTTCTCGCCACTGATATGGGCGTCAAAGACGTTACCGGCATCACGCTTTCTGAAGCGCAATTTTCCGCGATTCGACAAAAAGCCGCTCCGGGCGTGACCGCAGAGCTTGTTTCTTACCTGGATTATCAACCGCAAAAGAAGTTTGATGCCGTCATCAGCATTGGCATGTTCGAACATATCGCCACGCCGGAACAGGTTCGCGGCGGTGAAAACATCCGTGTGTATCGAGATTATTTTCGACGCGCCTGGCAATGGACAAATCCGGGTGCAATGTTCGGATTGCAAAGTGTGATCGGGGCGTTGTTACCGCGAAAGCGCGAAGATGTCCGAGACCTGGAATGGGGGACGAGCACGATTTTTCCCGGAGCGGTGACGCCTCGGCCCGAAACCATTCTTGCCGCCGTGAATCCATATTGGGAAGTGATGGAGCTGTGGACGAGGCGTGAACATTATGCAAAGACCACAGCAGCGTGGCTCGAGCGTTTGCGGCAAAACGAAGCCCTGATTCGCGAGCGATGGGGCGACCAAACCTATGCGGATTACGAACGATATTTAGGCGGATGTGTGGGCGTATTTGAAAAAGGCTTCCAATCGCTGGCGCAGTTGGTGTTGCGCCGAGTGGATTGA
- a CDS encoding fatty acyl-AMP ligase, with product MLHSETLDSRLENFSSQTLVAAIEKIPRVPESHMRFIGFGAEERYFTYRQLYAEANRRAAHFAELGLQKGDRLALMMSEAHEFIMSFLGCVIAGIIPAPISPPMMAKGSEVLAPTAARIVDDSRAKAFLTTESTKSFAEQVLQRSTSETRLMIVESVFAGEPPPFNAPGVYPEDICFLQYTSGSTTLPRGVMVSHANLMANMRAFMGQRGMNPGPEDVGVTWLPLYHDMGLIGFILGPLVYVGPVIVLSTTSFARDPRIWLKAINKYRGTITYAPNFAYAQVVKRLRDSDLENLDLSCLRIAGCGAEPIQASTLRSFAERLAPTGFRPESFLPSYGMAEATLAISLHRPGTPVRTERVNAEALKHGKAVFETDSDVNSKEFVSCGFPLADHHLAIVNEDGELLPEREVGEIVFRGPSVTRGYFQNPEATAATWRDEWLHTGDLGYLADGELFVCGRVKELIIIRGANYYPQDIEWAVRDLPGIKRGNVVAFGVHENGNERLVILAESDARDLEQLRQAIRVKILESVGLETHRIVLVPSGTLTRTTSGKLQRRKMKQRFEQGEIAEL from the coding sequence ATGCTGCATAGCGAAACCTTAGATTCGCGGTTGGAGAATTTTTCGTCTCAAACATTGGTTGCGGCGATAGAGAAGATTCCTCGTGTGCCTGAATCACACATGCGCTTTATCGGCTTTGGCGCAGAAGAACGCTATTTCACATATCGCCAGTTGTATGCTGAGGCCAATCGTCGTGCCGCGCATTTTGCGGAATTGGGGTTACAGAAAGGTGATCGGCTGGCGTTGATGATGAGTGAAGCTCATGAATTCATCATGAGCTTTTTAGGATGTGTGATTGCCGGAATCATTCCGGCGCCGATTTCGCCTCCGATGATGGCCAAAGGGAGTGAGGTTCTCGCACCGACGGCGGCCCGAATTGTTGATGACTCCCGCGCAAAAGCTTTTTTGACCACAGAGAGCACAAAATCGTTTGCGGAGCAGGTGCTTCAACGTTCGACTTCAGAGACGCGATTGATGATCGTGGAATCTGTCTTTGCCGGAGAGCCGCCGCCGTTCAATGCGCCCGGCGTTTATCCCGAAGACATCTGCTTTTTGCAGTACACATCCGGCAGCACGACTTTGCCGAGAGGCGTGATGGTTTCGCACGCCAACCTGATGGCGAATATGCGGGCGTTTATGGGACAACGCGGAATGAATCCCGGTCCGGAAGATGTGGGTGTTACCTGGCTACCCTTGTATCACGACATGGGCTTGATCGGTTTTATTCTGGGGCCGCTGGTTTATGTCGGTCCGGTAATTGTGCTCTCGACCACCTCTTTTGCGCGTGATCCCAGAATCTGGTTGAAAGCCATCAACAAGTATCGGGGAACGATTACGTATGCTCCGAATTTTGCATACGCCCAGGTCGTCAAACGGTTGCGGGATTCGGATCTGGAAAATCTGGATTTGAGTTGTCTGCGTATTGCCGGTTGTGGCGCGGAACCGATTCAGGCTTCCACCTTACGCAGTTTTGCCGAACGGTTGGCACCGACGGGATTTCGCCCGGAATCGTTTTTACCCAGCTATGGCATGGCGGAAGCAACGCTGGCGATCAGCCTGCATCGGCCCGGAACGCCGGTTCGCACAGAACGGGTTAACGCGGAAGCTCTGAAGCATGGGAAAGCCGTTTTTGAAACCGATAGTGACGTAAACAGCAAGGAATTTGTTTCTTGCGGGTTTCCCCTGGCCGATCATCATCTGGCCATTGTCAACGAAGACGGAGAACTATTGCCGGAACGCGAGGTTGGAGAAATCGTGTTTCGAGGTCCCAGTGTTACGCGCGGATATTTTCAAAATCCGGAAGCCACGGCTGCAACGTGGCGCGATGAGTGGCTGCACACGGGCGATCTGGGTTATCTGGCCGATGGAGAGTTGTTCGTTTGCGGGCGCGTGAAGGAATTGATCATCATACGCGGTGCCAATTATTACCCGCAGGATATTGAATGGGCGGTGCGTGATTTACCGGGGATCAAGCGCGGAAACGTCGTGGCCTTTGGCGTCCACGAAAACGGCAATGAGCGTTTGGTGATTCTTGCCGAATCCGACGCACGCGACCTGGAACAATTGCGCCAGGCCATACGCGTCAAAATTCTGGAATCTGTAGGGTTGGAAACCCATCGAATTGTACTGGTTCCCTCGGGAACTTTGACCAGGACGACCAGCGGCAAGTTGCAACGCCGCAAAATGAAGCAACGATTCGAACAAGGCGAAATCGCCGAACTCTAA
- a CDS encoding YifB family Mg chelatase-like AAA ATPase, which produces MLFKTLSAAVYGIDAELVEVEVDLTPRAGDSMNEQPAVIVVGLPDLAVRESRERIRSAINNSGFFFPVYKITINLAPADVKKEGSAFDLPIAVGILGANGELQREDLSDTLLIGELALDGRVRPVRGALPIAVAAKKKGLKRLLLPMENAREAAVVGGLDVYPVKDLREVITLLNLAELPEPMQLNVEEMLSEADRYPVDFREVRGQMHAKRAIEIATAGGHNILLVGPPGSGKSMLSKRIPSILPPITFEEALETTKIHSVAGFTDARGLLTTRPFRSPHHTISDAGLIGGGAIPRPGEVSLAHNGVLFLDELPEFERNVLEVLRQPLEDQRVTISRASMSLTFPASLMLVAAMNPCNCGFYGDPTRECRCTPPQVQRYISKISGPLLDRIDIHINVPAVKVSELAAQDSGETSEQIRARVVKVRKLQQQRFHGEHVFCNAQMPPRLIRKYCQLDPQSQQLLERAMMKLGLSARAYDRILKVSRTIADLEGMEQIVEKHISEAVQYRTLDRTYWQ; this is translated from the coding sequence TTGCTTTTCAAAACGCTCAGCGCAGCCGTGTATGGAATTGACGCCGAATTGGTCGAAGTGGAAGTGGATTTGACTCCGCGCGCCGGTGATTCGATGAATGAACAACCTGCTGTGATTGTGGTTGGGTTGCCGGATCTGGCTGTGCGCGAAAGTCGCGAACGCATTCGCTCCGCCATCAACAACAGCGGCTTCTTTTTTCCGGTTTACAAAATCACGATCAACCTGGCTCCGGCGGATGTGAAAAAAGAGGGTTCCGCGTTCGATTTGCCGATTGCCGTCGGCATTCTGGGCGCAAACGGCGAATTGCAGCGCGAAGATTTGAGCGACACGTTGCTGATTGGCGAATTGGCGCTGGATGGCCGCGTGAGGCCTGTGCGCGGCGCGTTGCCGATTGCCGTCGCCGCAAAGAAAAAGGGTTTGAAACGATTGCTGCTGCCGATGGAAAACGCTCGCGAAGCCGCGGTTGTTGGTGGCCTGGATGTGTACCCGGTCAAGGACTTGCGCGAAGTCATCACATTGTTGAATCTGGCGGAACTGCCAGAACCGATGCAACTGAACGTCGAAGAAATGCTGAGCGAAGCGGATCGCTATCCGGTGGATTTCCGCGAAGTGCGCGGCCAGATGCACGCCAAACGCGCCATCGAAATCGCTACCGCAGGCGGTCATAACATTCTGCTTGTTGGTCCGCCCGGCTCCGGCAAATCCATGCTGTCAAAACGCATTCCTTCGATTTTGCCGCCGATTACGTTTGAAGAAGCGCTGGAAACGACCAAGATTCACAGTGTTGCGGGCTTTACCGATGCGCGTGGATTGTTGACGACCCGGCCATTTCGTTCGCCGCACCATACCATCAGCGATGCAGGTTTGATTGGCGGCGGAGCCATTCCGCGTCCGGGAGAAGTCAGCCTGGCGCATAACGGCGTGCTGTTTCTGGATGAACTGCCGGAATTTGAACGCAATGTGCTGGAGGTTCTTCGCCAACCGCTGGAAGATCAGCGCGTGACCATCAGTCGCGCTTCGATGTCGTTGACGTTCCCAGCCAGCCTCATGCTTGTCGCCGCGATGAACCCGTGCAACTGTGGATTTTATGGAGATCCGACCCGTGAATGTCGCTGTACACCTCCGCAGGTGCAGCGTTACATCTCGAAAATTTCTGGCCCGCTGCTGGATCGCATAGATATTCATATCAACGTTCCCGCCGTGAAAGTGAGCGAGCTTGCGGCGCAAGACAGCGGAGAAACTTCAGAGCAAATTCGAGCGCGCGTCGTGAAAGTCAGAAAGTTGCAGCAGCAACGCTTCCATGGAGAACACGTGTTTTGTAATGCACAGATGCCGCCGCGATTGATTCGCAAATACTGCCAACTCGACCCACAGTCGCAGCAACTTCTTGAACGGGCAATGATGAAACTCGGATTGTCCGCTCGCGCATACGACCGTATTTTGAAAGTCAGCCGTACGATCGCCGATTTGGAGGGAATGGAACAGATTGTCGAGAAACATATTTCCGAAGCCGTCCAATATCGCACGCTGGACCGTACGTATTGGCAGTAA
- a CDS encoding sulfatase-like hydrolase/transferase, producing MAKTAKRPNILLFMVDEERYPVSYESEEVKHWRKKNFKALAWFQNHGIEFNNHYAGSAACVPSRATIFTGQYPSLHGVTQTTGTAKQSTDPDVFWLDPSTVPTMGDYFRAGGYRTYYRGKWHVSHADIMMPGTHQALHSYDDNGRPIKKVIDLYKHADRLSEFGFAGWIGPEPHGSAKANTGTNRDPGFAKETIELIEELEAEQKESAGDLPPWLIVNSFVNPHDIVLFGLAWKNFGYPFTQGFVPEIAAPETEKESLNTKPSCQQSYVEVYPKMLMPQPTLEIYRQFYYYLQKESDQHIWKVLNRLMRTSFFENTIIVFTSDHGEMLGAHGGMHQKWHNAYEETVHVPFIISHATLFKESRQANLLTSHLDLIPTLLGLAGVDQKAAQRELQKSHSQARPLVGRDLSKVVTGKVDPDVSTEPIYFMTDDEISSGLHQTNPVTNKPYSSVIQPNHIETVIADLRAKSNDEPQIWKYSRYFDNPQFWTNPFVFDVNMKDGKPVKTTKPQKAEFEMYNVSSDPKEQVNLVHASNTSRDGKTMQERLEALLVAQREQKRIYPAPYDEYAKIIEND from the coding sequence ATGGCAAAGACTGCAAAGAGGCCCAACATCCTACTTTTTATGGTGGACGAAGAACGCTACCCGGTTAGTTACGAATCGGAGGAAGTCAAGCATTGGCGCAAAAAGAATTTCAAGGCGCTGGCCTGGTTTCAGAACCACGGAATCGAATTCAACAACCATTACGCCGGTTCAGCGGCGTGCGTGCCTTCGCGCGCAACGATTTTCACGGGACAATACCCTTCGCTGCATGGCGTGACACAGACGACAGGCACGGCCAAACAATCTACCGATCCCGACGTGTTCTGGCTTGATCCTTCGACCGTGCCGACAATGGGAGATTATTTTCGCGCCGGAGGTTACAGAACGTATTACCGAGGCAAATGGCACGTTTCACACGCCGACATTATGATGCCCGGCACGCATCAGGCACTGCACAGTTACGATGACAACGGGCGTCCGATCAAAAAAGTCATAGACCTGTACAAACACGCTGACCGATTGAGCGAATTTGGCTTTGCCGGCTGGATTGGTCCTGAACCGCATGGCAGCGCCAAAGCCAATACGGGAACCAATCGCGATCCGGGTTTTGCCAAAGAGACCATTGAACTGATCGAAGAGCTGGAAGCCGAACAAAAGGAATCGGCGGGCGATTTACCGCCGTGGTTGATCGTCAACTCTTTCGTCAATCCTCATGACATCGTGCTGTTTGGCCTGGCCTGGAAAAACTTCGGCTACCCATTCACGCAAGGCTTCGTCCCGGAAATCGCCGCGCCAGAAACGGAAAAGGAATCTCTCAATACCAAGCCGAGTTGCCAACAAAGTTACGTCGAAGTGTATCCAAAAATGCTGATGCCCCAGCCGACGCTGGAAATTTATCGGCAGTTTTATTACTACCTGCAAAAAGAATCTGACCAGCACATCTGGAAGGTGTTGAACCGATTGATGAGAACCAGTTTCTTTGAAAACACGATCATTGTGTTCACTTCCGACCACGGAGAAATGCTGGGCGCGCACGGCGGGATGCACCAGAAATGGCATAACGCTTATGAAGAAACGGTTCACGTCCCGTTCATCATTTCGCACGCGACGCTGTTCAAGGAATCAAGGCAGGCCAATCTGCTGACCAGTCACCTGGATTTGATTCCGACCTTACTGGGGTTGGCGGGAGTTGATCAGAAAGCCGCGCAGCGTGAATTGCAAAAATCGCATTCACAAGCGCGCCCATTGGTAGGCCGCGACCTGTCGAAAGTCGTCACTGGTAAGGTTGATCCTGATGTTTCGACCGAGCCGATTTACTTTATGACGGATGACGAAATCAGTTCCGGTTTGCACCAGACGAACCCCGTCACCAATAAACCGTATAGTTCCGTTATTCAGCCCAACCACATCGAAACGGTCATTGCCGATTTGCGCGCAAAGTCGAACGATGAACCGCAAATCTGGAAATACTCCCGGTATTTCGACAACCCACAGTTCTGGACAAATCCCTTTGTGTTCGATGTGAATATGAAAGACGGCAAGCCGGTCAAAACGACCAAACCGCAGAAGGCCGAGTTCGAGATGTACAACGTCAGCTCTGATCCCAAAGAGCAGGTCAATCTGGTTCATGCTTCCAATACATCACGGGATGGGAAAACGATGCAGGAACGACTGGAAGCGTTGCTGGTGGCACAACGCGAACAAAAACGTATTTACCCTGCGCCTTACGACGAATACGCCAAAATCATCGAAAACGATTAG